The Vidua chalybeata isolate OUT-0048 chromosome 17, bVidCha1 merged haplotype, whole genome shotgun sequence genome has a segment encoding these proteins:
- the EPB41L1 gene encoding band 4.1-like protein 1 isoform X9 gives MTTETGPSSEVKNAQEDAPQQQLEAAAQGPTVAPSPTGRDTDPNEKLGAQPDTRNMEPGTDMEDKYYSETDGFSDKTTPSKTQKSPQKTTKKVKSALCRVTLLDASEYECEVEKHARGQVLFDMVCEHLNLLEKDYFGLTFCDSDSQKNWLDPSKEIKKQIRSGPWNFSFTVKFYPPDPAQLTEDITRYYLCLQLRADIITGRLPCSFVTHALLGSYAVQAELGDHDTEEHVGNYVSELRFAPNQTRELEERIMELHKTYRGMTPGEAEIHFLENAKKLSMYGVDLHHAKDSEGIDIMLGVCANGLLIYRDRLRINRFAWPKILKISYKRSNFYIKIRPGEYEQFESTIGFKLPNHRSAKRLWKVCIEHHTFFRLVSPEPPPKGFLVMGSKFRYSGRTQAQTRQASALIDRPAPFFERSSSKRYTMSRSLDGEFSRPASVSENHDARPEGEKQDEDGEFGSRRRSETEDEEVTTPTKIKELKFLDKPEDVLLKHQASINELKRTLKEPNSKLVHRDRDRRLPSSPASSSPKHEDETPKGTPEKATERAGVRDGPEERVKPPRHRAPESDTGDEEPDQEKDSVFLKDNHLAIERKCSSITVSSTSSLEAEVDFTVIGDFHGTAFEDISRSLPELDKDKSETEDEGLVSFQHTDKVVPGLEEDLKGRDKVSQPSPDVSQPESSAPKANAVTVKKPETEGSAPHRVSTTDTAQVDRGTPGSRDTTITTAQAGTTETALVTSDHGTKAGKGATPTTDLRSLSPISGGSTGKEVLTSIFSATAETLSTSTTTHVTKTVKGGFSETRIEKRIIITGDEDVDQDQALALAIKEAKLQHPDMLVTKAVVYRETEPSPEERDKKPQES, from the exons ATGACAACGGAGACAGGCCCCAGCTCTGAGGTGAAAAACGCGCAGGAGGACGCTccgcagcagcagctggaggcgGCCGCCCAGGGCCCCACGGTCGCGCCCAGCCCCACCGGCCGCGACACCGACCCCAATGAGAAGCTCGGGGCGCAGCCCGACACCCGAAACATGGAGCCG GGCACAGACATGGAGGACAAGTACTACAGTGAGACTGATGGGTTCTCTGACAAAACAACTCCCAGCAAGACCCAGAAGTCACCTCAGAAAACCACCAAGAAAGTGAAGAGTGCCCTGTGCAGAGTGACCCTGCTCGATGCGTCCGAGTACGAGTGTGAGGTGGAG AAACACGCCCGAGGGCAGGTGCTCTTTGACATGGTGTGCGAGCATCTCAACCTCCTGGAGAAGGACTACTTCGGCCTCACCTTCTGTGATTCGGACAGCCAGAAG AACTGGCTGGACCCCTCCAAGGAGATCAAGAAGCAGATCCGCA GCGGGCCCTGGAACTTTTCCTTCACTGTGAAGTTCTACCCTCCAGACCCTGCCCAGCTCACAGAGGACATCACCAG ATACTacctgtgcctgcagctccgTGCTGACATCATCACAGGCCgcctgccctgctcctttgTGACCCACGCCCTGCTGGGCTCCTATGCCGTCCAGGCCGAGCTGGGTGACCACGACACCGAGGAGCATGTGGGCAACTACGTGAGCGAGCTGCGCTTCGCCCCCAACCAGACGCGGGAGCTGGAGGAGCGCATCATGGAGCTGCACAAGACCTACCG gGGAATGACCCCCGGGGAAGCAGAGATCCACTTCCTGGAGAATGCCAAGAAGCTCTCCATGTACGGGGTGGACCTGCACCACGCCAAG GACTCAGAGGGCATCGACATCATGCTGGGCGTCTGCGCCAATGGCCTCCTCATCTACAGGGACCGGCTGCGCATCAACCGCTTCGCCTGGCCCAAGATCCTCAAGATTTCCTACAAGAGGAGCAACTTCTACATCAAGATCCGCCCAGGGGAG TACGAACAGTTTGAGAGCACCATTGGCTTCAAACTGCCCAACCACCGCTCAGCCAAGAGGCTCTGGAAGGTCTGCATAGAGCATCACACCTTCTTCAG gctggtgtccccagagccaccccccAAGGGCTTCCTGGTGATGGGCTCCAAGTTTCGGTACAGCGGGCGCACGCAGGCACAGACGCGCCAGGCCAGTGCCCTCATTGACCGCCCCGCGCCCTTCTTCGAGCGCTCCTCCAGCAAACGCTACACCATGTCCCGCAGCCTGGACGGAG AGTTCTCACGCCCAGCCTCTGTCAGCGAGAACCACGATGCCAGACCAGAGGGTGAGAAGCAGGATGAGGACGGTGAGTTTGGCAGCAGGAGACGCTCTGAGacagaggatgaggaggtgaCCACTCCGACAAAGATCAAGGAGCTGAAG TTTTTAGACAAGCCAGAGGACGTTTTGCTGAAGCATCAGGCCAGCATCAATGAGCTGAAGCGGACCCTGAAGGAACCCAACAGCAAACTGGTTCACAGGGACCGGGACAGGAGGCTGCCTTCCTCACCAGCCTCTTCCTCACCCAAGCACGAGGATGAAACACCAAAGGGAACCCCTGAAAAGGCCACTGAg AGAGCAGGCGTGAGGGATGGCCCTGAGGAGAGGGTGAAACCGCCCCGGCACAGGGCCCCCGAGAGTGACACCGGTGACGAGGAGCCCGACCAGGAGAAGGACTCGGTCTTCCTGAAGGACAACCACCTGGCCATTGAGCGCAAGTGCTCCAGTATCACTGTCAGCTCAACCTCCAGTCTGGAAGCGGAGGTGGACTTCACCGTCATCGGGGACTTCCATGGCACGGCCTTTGAGGACATCTCCCGGAGCCTGCCCGAGCTGGACAAGGACAAGAGTGAAACAGAAGATGAAGGCTTGGTTTCCTTCCAGCACACTGACAAAGTAGTTCCTGGACTGGAAGAGGATCTCAAAGGCAGGGATAAggtctcccagcccagcccagatGTCTCCCAGCCAGAG TCTTCAGCCCCAAAAGCAAATGCTGTGACTGTGAAGAAGCCCGAAACAGAAGGCTCCGCTCCCCATCGGGTCAGCACCACAGACACGGCCCAG GTGGACAGAGGCACtccaggcagcagggacaccaCCATCACCACTGCCCAGGCTGGCACCACAGAGACAGCGCTGGTGACCTCA GATCACGGCACCAAGGCTGGCAAAGGAGCCACTCCCACTACAGACCTTCGTTCCCTGTCACCG ATCTCGGGTGGCTCCACTGGCAAGGAGGTGCTCACCAGCATATTCAGTGCCACTGCGGAAACGCTCTCCACCTCCACCACCACCCACGTTACTAAG ACTGTGAAAGGAGGGTTCTCCGAGACCCGGATAGAGAAGCGCATCATCATCACGGGAGATGAAGATGTGGACCAGGACCAG GCACTGGCTTTAGCAATCAAAGAGGCAAAACTCCAGCACCCCGACATGCTGGTAACCAAAGCTGTGGTGTACAGAGAAACAGAGCCCTCTCCAGAGGAAAGGGACAAGAAACCTCAG GAATCTTGA
- the EPB41L1 gene encoding band 4.1-like protein 1 isoform X2 yields MTTETGPSSEVKNAQEDAPQQQLEAAAQGPTVAPSPTGRDTDPNEKLGAQPDTRNMEPGTDMEDKYYSETDGFSDKTTPSKTQKSPQKTTKKVKSALCRVTLLDASEYECEVEKHARGQVLFDMVCEHLNLLEKDYFGLTFCDSDSQKNWLDPSKEIKKQIRSGPWNFSFTVKFYPPDPAQLTEDITRYYLCLQLRADIITGRLPCSFVTHALLGSYAVQAELGDHDTEEHVGNYVSELRFAPNQTRELEERIMELHKTYRGMTPGEAEIHFLENAKKLSMYGVDLHHAKDSEGIDIMLGVCANGLLIYRDRLRINRFAWPKILKISYKRSNFYIKIRPGEYEQFESTIGFKLPNHRSAKRLWKVCIEHHTFFRLVSPEPPPKGFLVMGSKFRYSGRTQAQTRQASALIDRPAPFFERSSSKRYTMSRSLDGEFSRPASVSENHDARPEGEKQDEDGEFGSRRRSETEDEEVTTPTKIKELKPEHETTPRHKQEFLDKPEDVLLKHQASINELKRTLKEPNSKLVHRDRDRRLPSSPASSSPKHEDETPKGTPEKATETVEEDTLDDFASERGASLSMESFTQKSLVSSPEGSEHWVFIEREAPRLEAVALRKTLRAKTEEAHAGTSEGSMNGSLTKVVVTVGKAKDMAGQEEPAAAALETRKRAKMIASPEDFESVWEDDLYEKESRGESSPGEAHPPPESMEREPQEPGKGIATREPGLPKPCQQPEERQRTKILEPEPPQGEGEMLSKECAFAAFKKQEARVPATAPELLKIKVKAGDDSSETSATQRIIYLGDPDGEEKDSKKHLVLDTGGCLGLEERPKAPVNTTGEGSRHTTPVAEGFQALSSASHQHRTVSEKPTGTLEMPGMGCDGTSLGGHPLSGWEEPSLQPEKAPGVGVPGGTPTGSEALLCSQEVGPEELQSSVGGLKPCGLAGDGPRAEEHRGSPAESPDICPALEGFLGRVGADSDREESARVVLQMEEIEPKSPPSSAGSWQGHTHTVGLEGDKPSAPVPPPLPQRPSTVPAESSLGTEPQGTDLSLGTSPAREVAMPKHVSPSMQVALPVGTDPEAEEQSQNVGFASWKPHQGTSPVTGEPPQNTDTAEESIQVRALATKEVAQDMDTAQSNVPATEEPLQEEKPMIKELFQGSGSGKPTRDEGSGMEQLSHDKSLGMAELPPKGEEAEHQTETILRDLPLHTAHLKAKEPHQDSEFSVGQDLQGGSQTVTEGTRDSDLAMGQPLQDDSPSRAAADVPHFQSPTAGLCQGSKASQLPALVNEGGAGQSSDGTHPAEPGVSVCMSGLAGAVTQEHRDATVAPGNQEDSKSYRETSVASKIKMFEQGKVERRAAQEGQEHVPEAETSVTARGKTNLTQDVPLSTSLASPPAVGLVSSVGSLALGQGAGSGDTSQPHSLKEQVSAEPEHEEDSADLASPDSGCELTLAEAVSKSQEPSGEEKDLCDPSVKSSLKEENVKAAVPVVSQRAGVRDGPEERVKPPRHRAPESDTGDEEPDQEKDSVFLKDNHLAIERKCSSITVSSTSSLEAEVDFTVIGDFHGTAFEDISRSLPELDKDKSETEDEGLVSFQHTDKVVPGLEEDLKGRDKVSQPSPDVSQPESSAPKANAVTVKKPETEGSAPHRVDRGTPGSRDTTITTAQAGTTETALVTSDHGTKAGKGATPTTDLRSLSPISGGSTGKEVLTSIFSATAETLSTSTTTHVTKTVKGGFSETRIEKRIIITGDEDVDQDQALALAIKEAKLQHPDMLVTKAVVYRETEPSPEERDKKPQES; encoded by the exons ATGACAACGGAGACAGGCCCCAGCTCTGAGGTGAAAAACGCGCAGGAGGACGCTccgcagcagcagctggaggcgGCCGCCCAGGGCCCCACGGTCGCGCCCAGCCCCACCGGCCGCGACACCGACCCCAATGAGAAGCTCGGGGCGCAGCCCGACACCCGAAACATGGAGCCG GGCACAGACATGGAGGACAAGTACTACAGTGAGACTGATGGGTTCTCTGACAAAACAACTCCCAGCAAGACCCAGAAGTCACCTCAGAAAACCACCAAGAAAGTGAAGAGTGCCCTGTGCAGAGTGACCCTGCTCGATGCGTCCGAGTACGAGTGTGAGGTGGAG AAACACGCCCGAGGGCAGGTGCTCTTTGACATGGTGTGCGAGCATCTCAACCTCCTGGAGAAGGACTACTTCGGCCTCACCTTCTGTGATTCGGACAGCCAGAAG AACTGGCTGGACCCCTCCAAGGAGATCAAGAAGCAGATCCGCA GCGGGCCCTGGAACTTTTCCTTCACTGTGAAGTTCTACCCTCCAGACCCTGCCCAGCTCACAGAGGACATCACCAG ATACTacctgtgcctgcagctccgTGCTGACATCATCACAGGCCgcctgccctgctcctttgTGACCCACGCCCTGCTGGGCTCCTATGCCGTCCAGGCCGAGCTGGGTGACCACGACACCGAGGAGCATGTGGGCAACTACGTGAGCGAGCTGCGCTTCGCCCCCAACCAGACGCGGGAGCTGGAGGAGCGCATCATGGAGCTGCACAAGACCTACCG gGGAATGACCCCCGGGGAAGCAGAGATCCACTTCCTGGAGAATGCCAAGAAGCTCTCCATGTACGGGGTGGACCTGCACCACGCCAAG GACTCAGAGGGCATCGACATCATGCTGGGCGTCTGCGCCAATGGCCTCCTCATCTACAGGGACCGGCTGCGCATCAACCGCTTCGCCTGGCCCAAGATCCTCAAGATTTCCTACAAGAGGAGCAACTTCTACATCAAGATCCGCCCAGGGGAG TACGAACAGTTTGAGAGCACCATTGGCTTCAAACTGCCCAACCACCGCTCAGCCAAGAGGCTCTGGAAGGTCTGCATAGAGCATCACACCTTCTTCAG gctggtgtccccagagccaccccccAAGGGCTTCCTGGTGATGGGCTCCAAGTTTCGGTACAGCGGGCGCACGCAGGCACAGACGCGCCAGGCCAGTGCCCTCATTGACCGCCCCGCGCCCTTCTTCGAGCGCTCCTCCAGCAAACGCTACACCATGTCCCGCAGCCTGGACGGAG AGTTCTCACGCCCAGCCTCTGTCAGCGAGAACCACGATGCCAGACCAGAGGGTGAGAAGCAGGATGAGGACGGTGAGTTTGGCAGCAGGAGACGCTCTGAGacagaggatgaggaggtgaCCACTCCGACAAAGATCAAGGAGCTGAAG CCGGAGCATGAAACAACCCCCAGGCACAAGCAGGAG TTTTTAGACAAGCCAGAGGACGTTTTGCTGAAGCATCAGGCCAGCATCAATGAGCTGAAGCGGACCCTGAAGGAACCCAACAGCAAACTGGTTCACAGGGACCGGGACAGGAGGCTGCCTTCCTCACCAGCCTCTTCCTCACCCAAGCACGAGGATGAAACACCAAAGGGAACCCCTGAAAAGGCCACTGAg ACGGTGGAAGAGGACACCTTAGACGATTTTGCATCTGAGCGTGGAGCTTCCCTAAGCATGGAGTCTTTCACACAGAAAAGCCTTGTCTCCTCTCCTGAG GGCTCGGAGCACTGGGTATTTATAGAGAGAGAAGCCCCTAGGCTGGAAGCTGTAGCTCTGAGGAAAACTCTGAGAGCCAAGACGGAAGAAGCACATGCAGGGACCTCGGAGGGGAGCATGAATGGGAGCCTGACAAAAGTGGTGGTGACGGTAGGGAAAGCCAAGGACATGGCAGGCCAGGAAGAGCCGGCAGCTGCAGCCTTGGAGACGAGGAAGAGAGCCAAAATGATTGCTAGTCCCGAGGATTTTGAGTCTGTGTGGGAGGATGATCTCTATGAGAAGGAAAGCAGGGGTGAGTCCAGCCCAGGGGAGGCACATCCACCCCCTGAGAGCATGGAGAGGGAGCCCCAAGAGCCAGGCAAAGGCATAGCCAccagggagccagggctgcccaagCCCTGTCAGCAGCCTGAAGAGAGGCAAAGGACCAAGATTTTGGAGCCAGAGCCTCCCCAGGGAGAAGGTGAGATGCTCTCCAAGGAATGTGCTTTTGCAGCCTTCAAGAAGCAGGAGGCCAGAGTGCcagccacagccccagagctcctgaAAATTAAAGTGAAGGCTGGTGACGACAGCTCAGAGACTTCTGCAACTCAGAGGATCATCTACTTAGGAGACCCagatggggaggagaaggacagTAAAAAAcacctggtcttggacactgGTGGGTGCCTTGGCTTGGAGGAGAGACCAAAAGCCCCAGTAAATACAACCGGGGAGGGATCCAGGCACACCACACCTGTGGCAGAAGGGTTCCAAGCCCTCTCCTCAGCAAGTCACCAGCATAGGACAGTGTCTGAAAAACCCACTGGAACACTGGAGATGCCTGGGATGGGCTGTGATGGGACCAGCCTGGGGGGGCATCCCCTCTCAGGGTGGGAAGagccatccctgcagccagagaaggCACCTGGTGTTGGGGTGCCTGGAGGAACACCCACGGGAAGTGAAGCCCTGCTGTGTTCCCAGGAGGTGGGaccagaggagctgcagagctcgGTGGGAGGCTTgaagccatgtggcctggcAGGGGATGGCCCCAGggctgaggagcacagagggagcCCAGCAGAGTCCCCAGACAtctgcccagcactggagggttttttgggaaGGGTTGGAGCAGACAGTGACAGGGAGGAAAGTGCCAGAGTGGTTCTTCAGATGGAAGAGATAGAGCCCAAGTCACCTCCATCATCAGCTGGGTCTTGGCAGGGCCACACTCACACCGTGGGGTTGGAGGGGGACAAACCCagtgctcctgtccctccaccccTTCCCCAGAGACCCAGCACAGTCCCTGCAGAGTCATCTCTGGGTACGGAGCCTCAGGGCACAGACTTATCCCTGggcaccagccctgccagagaGGTGGCCATGCCCAAGCATGTGAGCCCCTCCATGCAGGTGGCACTACCTGTGGGCACTGATCCTGAAGCTGAAGAACAATCCCAAAATGTGGGATTTGCCTCATGGAAACCCCATCAGGGAACAAGTCCTGTTACAGGAgaaccaccccaaaacacagaCACTGCAGAAGAGTCAATCCAGGTTAGAGCCCTAGCCACCAAGGAGGTGGCCCAGGACATGGACACAGCACAGAGCAATGTGCCTGCCACTGAAGAGCCACTGCAGGAGGAGAAACCCATGATCAAAGAGCTCTTCCAGGGCTCAGGGTCAGGGAAGCCAACCAGAGATGAAGGCTCTGGGATGGAACAACTGTCCCATGACAAAAGCCTTGGCATGGCTgagctgcctcccaagggagaaGAAGCAGAACACCAGACTGAGACAATCCTGAGGGACTTGCCCCTCCACACTGCACATCTCAAAGCAAAAGAGCCACACCAGGACTCGGAGTTCAGTGTTGGACAAGATCTGCAGGGTGGGAGCCAGACAGTCACAGAAGGCACCAGGGACAGTGACCTGGCTAtggggcagccactgcaggaTGACTCtccttccagagcagctgctgatgtCCCACACTTCCAGTCCCCTACAGCAGGATTGTGCCAAGGAAGCAAGgcatcccagctccctgccctggtgAATGAAGGCGGGGCAGGGCAATCAAGTGATGGGACAcatccagcagagcctggggtgTCGGTGTGCATGtctgggctggcaggagctgtgacccaggagcacagggatgctACTGTGGCCCCAGGAAACCAGGAGGACAGCAAGAGCTACAGGGAAACTTCCGTGGCTTCCAAGATCAAGATGTTTGAGCAAGGCAAAGTGGAGCGAAGGGCAGcccaggagggacaggagcacgTGCCTGAAGCTGAGACATCGGTGACAGCCAGGGGGAAGACAAATCTGACACAGGATGTGCCTTTGAGCACCAGCCTCGCCTCACCCCCTGCAGTGGGACTTGTGTCCAGTGTGGGCTCCTTGGCCCTCGGGCAAGGGGCTGGTTCAGGAGACACCTCCCAGCCACACTCCCTGAAGGAACAAGTCTCTGCTGAGCCCGAGCACGAAGAAGACAGTGCCGACCTGGCCTCGCCCGACTCTGGCTGTGAGCTCACCCTGGCCGAGGCCGTG AGCAAATCTCAGGAACCaagtggggaagaaaaggatttaTGTGACCCATCAGTAAAATCCAGCCTGAAAGAAGAGAATGTAAAGGCTGCTGTTCCAGTGGTCTCGCAG AGAGCAGGCGTGAGGGATGGCCCTGAGGAGAGGGTGAAACCGCCCCGGCACAGGGCCCCCGAGAGTGACACCGGTGACGAGGAGCCCGACCAGGAGAAGGACTCGGTCTTCCTGAAGGACAACCACCTGGCCATTGAGCGCAAGTGCTCCAGTATCACTGTCAGCTCAACCTCCAGTCTGGAAGCGGAGGTGGACTTCACCGTCATCGGGGACTTCCATGGCACGGCCTTTGAGGACATCTCCCGGAGCCTGCCCGAGCTGGACAAGGACAAGAGTGAAACAGAAGATGAAGGCTTGGTTTCCTTCCAGCACACTGACAAAGTAGTTCCTGGACTGGAAGAGGATCTCAAAGGCAGGGATAAggtctcccagcccagcccagatGTCTCCCAGCCAGAG TCTTCAGCCCCAAAAGCAAATGCTGTGACTGTGAAGAAGCCCGAAACAGAAGGCTCCGCTCCCCATCGG GTGGACAGAGGCACtccaggcagcagggacaccaCCATCACCACTGCCCAGGCTGGCACCACAGAGACAGCGCTGGTGACCTCA GATCACGGCACCAAGGCTGGCAAAGGAGCCACTCCCACTACAGACCTTCGTTCCCTGTCACCG ATCTCGGGTGGCTCCACTGGCAAGGAGGTGCTCACCAGCATATTCAGTGCCACTGCGGAAACGCTCTCCACCTCCACCACCACCCACGTTACTAAG ACTGTGAAAGGAGGGTTCTCCGAGACCCGGATAGAGAAGCGCATCATCATCACGGGAGATGAAGATGTGGACCAGGACCAG GCACTGGCTTTAGCAATCAAAGAGGCAAAACTCCAGCACCCCGACATGCTGGTAACCAAAGCTGTGGTGTACAGAGAAACAGAGCCCTCTCCAGAGGAAAGGGACAAGAAACCTCAG GAATCTTGA
- the EPB41L1 gene encoding band 4.1-like protein 1 isoform X7 — protein MTTETGPSSEVKNAQEDAPQQQLEAAAQGPTVAPSPTGRDTDPNEKLGAQPDTRNMEPGTDMEDKYYSETDGFSDKTTPSKTQKSPQKTTKKVKSALCRVTLLDASEYECEVEKHARGQVLFDMVCEHLNLLEKDYFGLTFCDSDSQKNWLDPSKEIKKQIRSGPWNFSFTVKFYPPDPAQLTEDITRYYLCLQLRADIITGRLPCSFVTHALLGSYAVQAELGDHDTEEHVGNYVSELRFAPNQTRELEERIMELHKTYRGMTPGEAEIHFLENAKKLSMYGVDLHHAKDSEGIDIMLGVCANGLLIYRDRLRINRFAWPKILKISYKRSNFYIKIRPGEYEQFESTIGFKLPNHRSAKRLWKVCIEHHTFFRLVSPEPPPKGFLVMGSKFRYSGRTQAQTRQASALIDRPAPFFERSSSKRYTMSRSLDGEFSRPASVSENHDARPEGEKQDEDGEFGSRRRSETEDEEVTTPTKIKELKPEHETTPRHKQEFLDKPEDVLLKHQASINELKRTLKEPNSKLVHRDRDRRLPSSPASSSPKHEDETPKGTPEKATETVEEDTLDDFASERGASLSMESFTQKSLVSSPESKSQEPSGEEKDLCDPSVKSSLKEENVKAAVPVVSQRAGVRDGPEERVKPPRHRAPESDTGDEEPDQEKDSVFLKDNHLAIERKCSSITVSSTSSLEAEVDFTVIGDFHGTAFEDISRSLPELDKDKSETEDEGLVSFQHTDKVVPGLEEDLKGRDKVSQPSPDVSQPESSAPKANAVTVKKPETEGSAPHRVSTTDTAQVDRGTPGSRDTTITTAQAGTTETALVTSDHGTKAGKGATPTTDLRSLSPISGGSTGKEVLTSIFSATAETLSTSTTTHVTKTVKGGFSETRIEKRIIITGDEDVDQDQALALAIKEAKLQHPDMLVTKAVVYRETEPSPEERDKKPQES, from the exons ATGACAACGGAGACAGGCCCCAGCTCTGAGGTGAAAAACGCGCAGGAGGACGCTccgcagcagcagctggaggcgGCCGCCCAGGGCCCCACGGTCGCGCCCAGCCCCACCGGCCGCGACACCGACCCCAATGAGAAGCTCGGGGCGCAGCCCGACACCCGAAACATGGAGCCG GGCACAGACATGGAGGACAAGTACTACAGTGAGACTGATGGGTTCTCTGACAAAACAACTCCCAGCAAGACCCAGAAGTCACCTCAGAAAACCACCAAGAAAGTGAAGAGTGCCCTGTGCAGAGTGACCCTGCTCGATGCGTCCGAGTACGAGTGTGAGGTGGAG AAACACGCCCGAGGGCAGGTGCTCTTTGACATGGTGTGCGAGCATCTCAACCTCCTGGAGAAGGACTACTTCGGCCTCACCTTCTGTGATTCGGACAGCCAGAAG AACTGGCTGGACCCCTCCAAGGAGATCAAGAAGCAGATCCGCA GCGGGCCCTGGAACTTTTCCTTCACTGTGAAGTTCTACCCTCCAGACCCTGCCCAGCTCACAGAGGACATCACCAG ATACTacctgtgcctgcagctccgTGCTGACATCATCACAGGCCgcctgccctgctcctttgTGACCCACGCCCTGCTGGGCTCCTATGCCGTCCAGGCCGAGCTGGGTGACCACGACACCGAGGAGCATGTGGGCAACTACGTGAGCGAGCTGCGCTTCGCCCCCAACCAGACGCGGGAGCTGGAGGAGCGCATCATGGAGCTGCACAAGACCTACCG gGGAATGACCCCCGGGGAAGCAGAGATCCACTTCCTGGAGAATGCCAAGAAGCTCTCCATGTACGGGGTGGACCTGCACCACGCCAAG GACTCAGAGGGCATCGACATCATGCTGGGCGTCTGCGCCAATGGCCTCCTCATCTACAGGGACCGGCTGCGCATCAACCGCTTCGCCTGGCCCAAGATCCTCAAGATTTCCTACAAGAGGAGCAACTTCTACATCAAGATCCGCCCAGGGGAG TACGAACAGTTTGAGAGCACCATTGGCTTCAAACTGCCCAACCACCGCTCAGCCAAGAGGCTCTGGAAGGTCTGCATAGAGCATCACACCTTCTTCAG gctggtgtccccagagccaccccccAAGGGCTTCCTGGTGATGGGCTCCAAGTTTCGGTACAGCGGGCGCACGCAGGCACAGACGCGCCAGGCCAGTGCCCTCATTGACCGCCCCGCGCCCTTCTTCGAGCGCTCCTCCAGCAAACGCTACACCATGTCCCGCAGCCTGGACGGAG AGTTCTCACGCCCAGCCTCTGTCAGCGAGAACCACGATGCCAGACCAGAGGGTGAGAAGCAGGATGAGGACGGTGAGTTTGGCAGCAGGAGACGCTCTGAGacagaggatgaggaggtgaCCACTCCGACAAAGATCAAGGAGCTGAAG CCGGAGCATGAAACAACCCCCAGGCACAAGCAGGAG TTTTTAGACAAGCCAGAGGACGTTTTGCTGAAGCATCAGGCCAGCATCAATGAGCTGAAGCGGACCCTGAAGGAACCCAACAGCAAACTGGTTCACAGGGACCGGGACAGGAGGCTGCCTTCCTCACCAGCCTCTTCCTCACCCAAGCACGAGGATGAAACACCAAAGGGAACCCCTGAAAAGGCCACTGAg ACGGTGGAAGAGGACACCTTAGACGATTTTGCATCTGAGCGTGGAGCTTCCCTAAGCATGGAGTCTTTCACACAGAAAAGCCTTGTCTCCTCTCCTGAG AGCAAATCTCAGGAACCaagtggggaagaaaaggatttaTGTGACCCATCAGTAAAATCCAGCCTGAAAGAAGAGAATGTAAAGGCTGCTGTTCCAGTGGTCTCGCAG AGAGCAGGCGTGAGGGATGGCCCTGAGGAGAGGGTGAAACCGCCCCGGCACAGGGCCCCCGAGAGTGACACCGGTGACGAGGAGCCCGACCAGGAGAAGGACTCGGTCTTCCTGAAGGACAACCACCTGGCCATTGAGCGCAAGTGCTCCAGTATCACTGTCAGCTCAACCTCCAGTCTGGAAGCGGAGGTGGACTTCACCGTCATCGGGGACTTCCATGGCACGGCCTTTGAGGACATCTCCCGGAGCCTGCCCGAGCTGGACAAGGACAAGAGTGAAACAGAAGATGAAGGCTTGGTTTCCTTCCAGCACACTGACAAAGTAGTTCCTGGACTGGAAGAGGATCTCAAAGGCAGGGATAAggtctcccagcccagcccagatGTCTCCCAGCCAGAG TCTTCAGCCCCAAAAGCAAATGCTGTGACTGTGAAGAAGCCCGAAACAGAAGGCTCCGCTCCCCATCGGGTCAGCACCACAGACACGGCCCAG GTGGACAGAGGCACtccaggcagcagggacaccaCCATCACCACTGCCCAGGCTGGCACCACAGAGACAGCGCTGGTGACCTCA GATCACGGCACCAAGGCTGGCAAAGGAGCCACTCCCACTACAGACCTTCGTTCCCTGTCACCG ATCTCGGGTGGCTCCACTGGCAAGGAGGTGCTCACCAGCATATTCAGTGCCACTGCGGAAACGCTCTCCACCTCCACCACCACCCACGTTACTAAG ACTGTGAAAGGAGGGTTCTCCGAGACCCGGATAGAGAAGCGCATCATCATCACGGGAGATGAAGATGTGGACCAGGACCAG GCACTGGCTTTAGCAATCAAAGAGGCAAAACTCCAGCACCCCGACATGCTGGTAACCAAAGCTGTGGTGTACAGAGAAACAGAGCCCTCTCCAGAGGAAAGGGACAAGAAACCTCAG GAATCTTGA